The Kordia sp. SMS9 genome window below encodes:
- a CDS encoding YbjQ family protein, giving the protein MIFTTTDNFQNREIIEYLGLVSGMTYSVNYSYKGMSFKDMFNMKKYYAQVEEAIEEVKEKTFQKLQDNASKLNADGVVGIHVDMEISAGGAVMVSITGTAVKLK; this is encoded by the coding sequence ATGATCTTTACTACTACAGACAATTTTCAAAACCGAGAAATCATCGAATACTTAGGCTTAGTTTCTGGCATGACATATAGTGTAAACTACTCTTACAAAGGCATGTCGTTCAAAGACATGTTCAACATGAAAAAATACTATGCACAAGTAGAAGAAGCGATCGAAGAAGTGAAAGAAAAAACATTTCAAAAATTACAAGACAACGCTTCAAAACTCAATGCTGATGGCGTTGTTGGGATTCATGTAGATATGGAAATCAGTGCTGGAGGAGCAGTTATGGTTAGCATTACTGGAACTGCGGTGAAACTGAAATAA
- a CDS encoding glutamine--tRNA ligase/YqeY domain fusion protein has product MSEEAKSLNFIEHIIEEDLANGMSKNTLRFRFPPEPNGYLHIGHTKAIGISFGLGEKYNAPVNLRFDDTNPAKEEQEYVDAIKRDIAWLGYQWANECYSSDYFQQLYDWAIELIKDGKAYVDSQSSEAMAEQKGTPTEVGTNSPYRDRSVAENLDLFQRMKNGEFEAGTHVLRAKIDMEDPNMLMRDPLMYRILYAHHHRTGDDWCIYPMYDWTHGESDYIEQISHSLCSLEFKPHRKLYNWFKEHVYDYSKDEYPLQPKQREFARLNLSYTIMSKRKLLKLVEENIVSGWDDPRMPTISGLRRRGYTPAAIKKFVETVGVAKRENVIDVSLLEFCIREDLNKTANRVMAVLNPVKLVITNYPEGKVAWLEAENNPEDAAAGSHKVPFSRELYIEREDFKEEASSKFFRLTLGKEVRLKNAYIIKGENVVKDADGNITEIHCTYDVDSLSGSGTEASVRKVKGTLHWVSIAHAMQAEVRVYDRLFSDEAPDSHKDKDFMEFVNPNSLHIVNAFVEPYLKEATIGDRFQFQRLGYFSVDEDTTAEKLIFNKTVGLRDTWAKQKKVAEQGRSKPQQNQPKAQKNQHQRPPIEEIKQLGKKYTNLPEEKQQIAKEKIQTLAQNVAYEDLEPLFATAAKKAGTRIAAMLTLGVLLKNGQERNATIDEFIEKALQDKNELLVTEAQQL; this is encoded by the coding sequence ATGTCTGAAGAAGCAAAATCACTCAATTTTATTGAGCATATCATCGAAGAAGATTTGGCAAATGGAATGTCAAAAAATACCTTGCGTTTTCGATTTCCTCCAGAACCAAATGGGTACTTACACATTGGACATACCAAAGCGATTGGTATCAGTTTTGGTTTGGGCGAAAAATACAATGCACCAGTAAATCTTCGTTTCGACGATACCAATCCTGCCAAAGAAGAACAAGAATATGTAGACGCCATCAAGCGCGATATTGCTTGGTTGGGTTACCAATGGGCAAACGAATGTTACTCTTCAGATTACTTTCAACAATTATACGATTGGGCAATAGAACTCATTAAAGACGGAAAAGCCTATGTAGATTCGCAATCGTCGGAAGCTATGGCGGAACAAAAAGGAACGCCTACGGAAGTAGGAACCAACAGTCCGTACAGAGACCGAAGTGTAGCAGAAAACTTAGACTTGTTTCAACGCATGAAAAATGGCGAATTTGAAGCAGGAACACACGTATTACGTGCCAAAATTGACATGGAAGATCCAAACATGCTCATGCGTGATCCGTTGATGTACAGAATATTATATGCACATCATCACAGAACTGGCGACGATTGGTGTATATACCCAATGTACGATTGGACACACGGAGAAAGTGATTACATTGAGCAAATTTCACACTCGTTATGTTCCTTAGAGTTTAAACCACACAGAAAGCTCTACAACTGGTTCAAAGAGCATGTGTACGATTATAGCAAAGACGAATATCCATTGCAACCAAAACAACGCGAATTTGCACGTTTAAACCTAAGTTATACCATTATGAGTAAGCGTAAATTGCTCAAATTGGTAGAAGAAAACATTGTTTCTGGTTGGGACGATCCGCGCATGCCAACCATTTCTGGGTTGCGCAGAAGAGGTTACACGCCAGCAGCAATCAAAAAATTTGTAGAAACAGTTGGTGTTGCCAAACGTGAAAATGTCATTGATGTTTCACTATTGGAATTTTGCATTCGCGAAGATCTAAACAAAACTGCCAATCGTGTGATGGCGGTCTTAAATCCTGTCAAACTTGTCATTACAAACTATCCAGAAGGAAAAGTAGCATGGTTAGAAGCTGAAAACAATCCAGAAGACGCTGCTGCGGGAAGTCATAAAGTGCCTTTTTCAAGAGAATTATACATTGAACGCGAAGATTTTAAAGAAGAAGCAAGTAGCAAATTCTTTAGATTGACACTTGGAAAAGAAGTGCGACTCAAAAATGCGTACATCATCAAAGGAGAAAATGTAGTGAAAGATGCGGATGGAAACATCACAGAAATTCACTGTACGTATGACGTAGACAGTTTAAGCGGAAGCGGAACAGAAGCAAGTGTTCGCAAAGTAAAAGGAACGCTTCATTGGGTTTCTATTGCACATGCAATGCAAGCTGAGGTGCGTGTATACGATCGTTTATTCTCGGATGAAGCGCCTGATAGTCACAAAGACAAAGACTTTATGGAATTTGTCAATCCGAATTCATTACATATTGTGAATGCCTTTGTAGAACCCTATTTAAAAGAAGCAACCATAGGTGATCGTTTTCAATTTCAACGTTTGGGATATTTTTCTGTAGATGAAGATACGACGGCTGAAAAGCTCATTTTCAATAAAACGGTTGGTTTGCGTGATACGTGGGCGAAACAAAAAAAGGTTGCTGAGCAAGGTAGAAGCAAACCGCAACAAAATCAACCAAAAGCACAAAAAAATCAGCACCAACGCCCACCAATTGAAGAAATCAAACAATTAGGTAAAAAATATACCAATCTTCCAGAAGAAAAGCAGCAAATTGCCAAAGAGAAGATTCAAACCCTAGCACAAAATGTTGCCTATGAAGACTTAGAACCGTTATTTGCAACGGCAGCTAAAAAAGCAGGAACACGTATTGCTGCGATGCTAACGTTAGGTGTTTTACTGAAAAATGGTCAAGAACGCAACGCGACTATTGATGAATTCATTGAAAAAGCATTGCAAGACAAAAATGAATTGTTAGTAACGGAAGCACAGCAACTGTAA
- a CDS encoding head GIN domain-containing protein, whose amino-acid sequence MKHIFTCIFCVLAYAVTAQTPIEKQVGDFDEVKVFDLIEINLIKSEESKVVITGADTEDVEIVNKRGKLKIRMKFDRIFDGSQTFVEVYYKDVDIIDANEGAIIVANETMTQPYLKLKAQEGGRIIANLEVDNLDSRAVTGGIIETSGKVKHQEIVLNTGGIYEGKKLLTEQTKVKVSAGGEAYVSASVLADARVRAGGYIEIHGDPETVKKNKVFGGKIKVK is encoded by the coding sequence ATGAAACATATATTCACATGTATTTTTTGTGTACTCGCATACGCAGTTACAGCGCAAACGCCCATTGAAAAACAAGTAGGCGATTTTGACGAAGTAAAAGTATTTGATTTGATAGAAATCAACTTAATCAAATCAGAAGAAAGTAAAGTAGTCATTACGGGTGCCGATACCGAAGATGTTGAAATTGTAAACAAACGCGGAAAACTAAAAATACGCATGAAATTTGATCGTATTTTTGACGGATCGCAAACGTTTGTAGAAGTATATTACAAAGATGTAGACATCATCGACGCCAATGAAGGTGCTATCATTGTAGCAAACGAAACCATGACACAACCCTATTTGAAATTAAAAGCGCAAGAAGGCGGCAGAATCATTGCCAATTTAGAAGTAGATAATTTAGATTCAAGAGCAGTTACAGGCGGTATCATAGAAACATCTGGAAAAGTAAAACACCAAGAAATTGTACTAAACACAGGTGGAATTTACGAAGGTAAAAAATTACTAACAGAACAAACCAAAGTCAAAGTGAGTGCTGGTGGCGAAGCGTATGTTTCTGCCTCTGTACTTGCAGATGCTAGAGTAAGAGCTGGTGGATACATTGAAATTCACGGTGATCCAGAAACCGTCAAAAAAAATAAAGTTTTCGGTGGAAAAATAAAAGTAAAATAA
- a CDS encoding diacylglycerol kinase family protein, with product MRKNIWFLIVNPTSGSFSRKRKWTQITAAFEANNLPYTFEFTTKPQHEYELVLKALAAGYRKFVSVGGDGTLHHIVNGLMQQQKVSRTEIKLAVIPLGTGNDWVKTHQISKNIAKAVQIIKEEHTIFQDIGKLSLLSEATTVYFNNVAGLGFDGYVVKRNEKLKFLGAISFLVSTVLGLIRYKSSKFSIRSKEKEITSTSLLTIVGICQYSGGGMQLTKDVDPVDGLFDVSVAKNFTLWNLLKNVLGLFNGAIVNHSEVETFKTSSVRIDTFQENVYVQADGELLGMGGFTAEVLPNVLPFVVSKLTKF from the coding sequence ATGCGTAAAAATATATGGTTTTTGATTGTGAATCCGACTTCGGGAAGCTTCTCCCGGAAGCGAAAATGGACACAAATTACCGCAGCTTTTGAAGCGAACAATCTTCCGTATACATTTGAATTCACTACAAAACCTCAGCACGAATATGAGCTTGTGCTAAAAGCCTTAGCAGCTGGCTATCGAAAGTTTGTCAGCGTTGGTGGCGATGGAACCTTGCATCATATTGTCAATGGTTTGATGCAGCAACAAAAGGTTTCACGTACAGAAATAAAACTCGCCGTGATTCCGTTAGGTACTGGAAATGATTGGGTAAAAACACATCAAATTTCGAAGAATATTGCCAAAGCAGTCCAAATTATTAAAGAAGAACATACTATTTTTCAAGATATTGGAAAGCTGTCATTGCTGAGTGAAGCAACAACGGTGTATTTTAATAATGTTGCTGGATTGGGTTTTGATGGATATGTGGTGAAACGCAATGAAAAGTTGAAATTTTTAGGCGCCATTTCTTTTTTGGTATCTACCGTTTTGGGATTGATTCGTTATAAATCTTCTAAATTTTCAATTAGAAGTAAAGAGAAAGAAATCACCAGTACATCCTTGTTGACGATTGTTGGAATTTGTCAATATTCTGGTGGTGGCATGCAATTAACAAAAGATGTAGATCCTGTAGATGGACTGTTTGATGTGTCTGTAGCAAAAAATTTTACATTGTGGAATTTGTTAAAAAATGTGCTTGGTTTGTTTAACGGTGCTATTGTGAATCATTCTGAAGTAGAAACGTTTAAAACTTCTTCCGTTCGTATTGATACTTTTCAAGAAAATGTATACGTTCAAGCAGATGGAGAATTGCTTGGAATGGGCGGATTTACTGCGGAAGTTTTACCGAATGTATTGCCGTTTGTTGTTTCGAAACTAACGAAATTTTGA
- the folB gene encoding dihydroneopterin aldolase, with translation MGIIRVTNIKAYAFHGCLEEESKIGSDYRVDVAVKADLQVSAKSDQLEDTVDYVHINRIVKEEMTIPSKLLEHVAKRILNRIFEEIAIANEATVEVSKINPPIGGNVQMVTIEMTSTRS, from the coding sequence ATGGGAATTATTCGTGTTACCAACATTAAGGCGTATGCCTTTCATGGATGTTTGGAAGAAGAAAGCAAAATAGGAAGTGATTATAGAGTAGATGTGGCTGTAAAAGCAGATTTACAAGTTTCTGCAAAAAGTGATCAATTGGAAGATACCGTTGATTACGTGCATATTAATAGAATTGTAAAGGAAGAAATGACGATTCCTTCTAAGCTTTTAGAACATGTTGCCAAACGTATTTTGAATCGTATTTTTGAAGAAATTGCTATTGCAAATGAAGCAACTGTGGAGGTTTCAAAAATAAATCCGCCAATTGGTGGTAATGTTCAAATGGTTACGATTGAAATGACTTCTACACGCTCATAA
- a CDS encoding zinc ribbon domain-containing protein: MQHPNYKCPKCNNRTYTVGQLRATGGTFSKIFDIQNQKYTSVTCDRCSYTEFYKTKTSAISNVFDFFTN; the protein is encoded by the coding sequence ATGCAACATCCTAACTACAAATGTCCAAAATGTAATAACAGAACCTATACTGTGGGACAATTACGAGCTACTGGCGGAACTTTTTCTAAAATATTTGATATACAGAATCAGAAATACACTTCTGTAACCTGTGATCGTTGTTCGTACACTGAGTTTTATAAAACAAAAACAAGTGCTATTAGCAATGTGTTTGATTTCTTTACAAATTAA
- a CDS encoding DUF2007 domain-containing protein, whose product MTHFVTVATFTYHYEYAILRIVLDHKGINYVFENDMMLSVFPFYSNAIGGISLKVHKNDVALTKQILDDFYGKQSHLRIV is encoded by the coding sequence ATGACTCATTTTGTAACGGTCGCTACGTTTACATATCATTATGAATATGCTATTTTGCGTATTGTGTTAGATCATAAAGGCATTAACTATGTATTTGAAAATGATATGATGTTGAGTGTATTTCCTTTCTATTCGAACGCAATTGGTGGTATTTCGTTGAAAGTCCATAAAAACGATGTTGCCCTTACCAAACAAATTTTAGACGATTTTTACGGCAAGCAATCGCATTTGAGGATTGTGTAG
- a CDS encoding LysE family translocator, with translation MVDGLQYAVLYGLFLSFVAIGPIFFLLLEISITKGFRSALVFDLGAIFADIVFIFFAYYSTSGLIEKIKDDPNLIIFGGLILCAYGVISYIKTSKSFRKIVREHYSVDTRKNLFGLFIKGFFLNFINFGVLAGWIVAIATASKITGDTKYGLFIFISTILITLLVMDISKIMLAKKLKSKMTPRFIFKAKKWVSIIIIVFGIIMIMKGGYARIT, from the coding sequence ATGGTTGACGGATTACAATACGCAGTTTTATATGGATTATTCTTATCCTTTGTAGCTATTGGACCTATATTTTTTTTACTATTAGAAATAAGCATTACCAAAGGCTTTCGCAGTGCATTGGTATTCGATTTGGGCGCTATCTTTGCCGATATTGTCTTCATTTTTTTTGCATATTATAGTACCTCAGGTCTTATAGAAAAGATAAAAGACGATCCCAATCTAATCATTTTTGGCGGATTGATTCTCTGTGCATACGGAGTCATTTCCTATATAAAAACTTCCAAATCGTTTCGAAAAATAGTGCGAGAACACTACAGTGTAGACACGCGCAAAAATCTTTTTGGACTGTTCATCAAAGGATTCTTTCTAAACTTTATCAACTTTGGTGTACTAGCGGGCTGGATTGTTGCCATCGCAACCGCAAGCAAAATTACAGGCGATACCAAATACGGTTTGTTCATCTTTATTAGTACCATTTTGATCACGTTATTGGTGATGGACATTTCAAAAATTATGTTGGCAAAAAAACTAAAAAGTAAAATGACACCACGTTTTATCTTCAAAGCAAAAAAATGGGTGAGCATCATTATCATTGTTTTTGGAATCATTATGATTATGAAAGGCGGTTACGCCAGAATTACGTAA
- the rnr gene encoding ribonuclease R: protein MTRKKKKKSHKIPNLTDAILQIFKKSSNKVYNYKQIAAMLNITDTSGRNQIIKTLNKLKAKQKIEEIDRGKYRVVGSTEYYTGIIDMTSRGQGYVICDEFEEDIFVPNHKINRALDGDEVEVYVYKRRRNNRPEGEITNIVKRAKTEFVGVLQMQKNFAFVVVSNQKMYTDIFVPKNKINNAADGDKVIVEIEDWPARADSPFGIVKQVLGKPGEHNTEIHSILAEYGLPYEFPEHVERSANKLDTSIQTDEIKKRRDMRKVLTFTIDPKNAKDFDDALSFQILENGNYEIGIHIADVSHYVQPGTVLDDEAYERATSVYLVDRVVPMLPEILSNGACSLRPNEEKYTFSAVFELTNKAEVKNQWFGRTVTYSDKRFAYEEAQVIIETKGNEIPADISLTGEAYKVSPEIVEATLKLDELAKIMRGKRMRQGAISFDKVEVRFNLDEDNNPEGVYFKTQKDANKLIEEFMLLANRSVAAFIGKQEPEKTFIYRIHDEPDVEKLANLQTIISRFGYALNLKSRKTTTNSLNQLLEDVKGKGEQNMVDTLAIRSMSKAKYTTKNIGHYGLAFDYYSHFTSPIRRYPDVMVHRLLQYYLDGGKSANAEEYEEKCEHSSNMEGLAASAERDSVKYMQIKFMQDHKDEEFLGVISGVTEWGIYVEIIANKCEGMVRIREIKDDYYTFDEKQYALVGEITKNMYQLGDEVVVKVKNTDLVKRHLDFDLIGKRVEVEA from the coding sequence ATGACAAGAAAGAAAAAAAAGAAATCGCATAAAATTCCAAATCTTACGGATGCGATCCTTCAAATATTTAAAAAATCTTCCAACAAAGTATATAATTACAAACAAATAGCTGCTATGCTGAATATAACAGATACCAGCGGAAGAAATCAAATCATAAAAACACTCAACAAACTCAAAGCAAAACAAAAAATTGAGGAAATTGATCGTGGAAAATACCGTGTTGTTGGTTCTACAGAATACTATACCGGAATCATAGACATGACTTCGCGCGGACAAGGTTATGTAATTTGCGATGAATTTGAAGAAGATATTTTTGTTCCAAATCACAAAATAAATCGAGCACTCGATGGTGATGAGGTAGAAGTTTATGTGTACAAACGCAGACGAAACAATCGTCCTGAAGGTGAAATTACCAACATTGTAAAACGTGCCAAAACCGAATTTGTTGGTGTGTTGCAAATGCAAAAAAACTTTGCGTTTGTGGTGGTTTCCAATCAAAAAATGTATACAGACATCTTTGTTCCAAAAAATAAAATAAACAATGCAGCAGATGGCGACAAAGTCATTGTTGAAATTGAAGACTGGCCAGCACGCGCCGATTCTCCTTTCGGGATTGTAAAACAAGTACTTGGAAAACCTGGCGAACACAATACAGAAATTCACTCGATTCTAGCTGAATACGGATTGCCGTACGAATTTCCAGAACATGTAGAACGCTCTGCAAACAAACTAGACACTTCTATACAAACCGATGAAATCAAAAAACGTCGCGACATGCGTAAAGTGTTGACATTTACGATTGACCCTAAAAATGCGAAAGATTTTGATGATGCGTTATCGTTTCAAATATTAGAAAATGGAAACTACGAAATCGGAATTCACATTGCTGATGTTTCACACTACGTACAACCAGGAACTGTGTTGGATGATGAAGCATACGAACGTGCAACTTCGGTGTATTTAGTAGATCGTGTAGTACCAATGTTACCAGAAATACTCTCCAATGGCGCATGTTCCTTACGACCAAATGAAGAAAAATATACCTTTTCTGCCGTCTTTGAACTCACTAACAAAGCGGAAGTAAAAAATCAATGGTTTGGACGTACAGTTACGTATTCTGACAAACGATTTGCGTACGAAGAAGCACAAGTCATCATTGAAACCAAAGGCAACGAAATTCCTGCGGATATTTCCCTTACGGGAGAAGCGTACAAAGTATCTCCTGAAATTGTAGAAGCAACTTTAAAACTAGACGAACTTGCCAAAATCATGCGTGGAAAACGCATGCGACAAGGTGCTATTTCGTTTGACAAAGTAGAAGTTCGTTTCAACTTAGATGAAGATAACAATCCAGAAGGTGTGTATTTCAAAACGCAAAAAGATGCCAACAAACTCATTGAAGAATTCATGTTGTTAGCCAACAGAAGTGTGGCGGCATTCATTGGAAAACAAGAACCGGAAAAAACATTCATCTATCGTATTCACGATGAACCTGATGTAGAAAAACTGGCAAATCTGCAAACGATCATTTCACGATTTGGCTATGCATTGAATCTAAAATCGAGAAAAACGACAACCAATTCCTTAAATCAACTCTTGGAAGATGTCAAAGGAAAAGGCGAACAAAATATGGTAGATACACTTGCAATTCGAAGCATGAGTAAAGCAAAATATACCACCAAAAACATTGGGCATTACGGGTTGGCGTTCGATTACTATTCGCACTTTACCTCGCCAATTCGTCGGTATCCTGATGTGATGGTGCATCGTTTATTGCAATACTATTTAGATGGCGGAAAATCGGCAAATGCAGAAGAATATGAAGAAAAATGTGAACATTCGTCCAACATGGAAGGTTTGGCTGCCAGTGCGGAACGTGATTCTGTGAAGTATATGCAAATCAAGTTTATGCAAGACCACAAAGACGAAGAATTCTTAGGCGTAATTTCAGGTGTGACGGAATGGGGAATTTACGTAGAAATCATTGCCAATAAATGTGAAGGTATGGTTCGCATTCGTGAAATCAAGGATGATTATTACACTTTTGATGAAAAGCAATATGCCTTGGTTGGTGAAATCACCAAAAATATGTATCAACTCGGTGATGAAGTTGTGGTAAAAGTCAAAAACACCGATTTAGTCAAGCGTCATTTAGATTTCGACCTTATCGGAAAACGTGTTGAGGTAGAAGCTTAA